The following are from one region of the Nicotiana tabacum cultivar K326 chromosome 3, ASM71507v2, whole genome shotgun sequence genome:
- the LOC107831802 gene encoding endochitinase EP3-like encodes MNFSSRKQFIFLIALTIVLVVVPRTILAQNCGCAESLCCSKWGFCGTGNDFCGQGCQGGPCFSASLSSNGGSVADVVSNAFFNGIADQAASTCEGKGFYTRANFLEALQSYPNFGTMGSTDDSKREIAAFFAHVTHETGHMCFINEINGPSGDYCDEDNTEYPCVSGKNYYGRGPIQLSWNFNYGPAGKSIGFDGLNDPDIVARDAVISFKTALWYWMNNCHSLITSGQGFGPTIRAINGQIECDGGNPQTVARRVEYYTEYCQQLGVETGDNLTC; translated from the exons ATGAATTTCTCTTCAAGAAAACAATTCATTTTCCTCATTGCATTAACTATAGTACTAGTTGTTGTTCCAAGAACAATCTTGGCACAAAACTGTGGATGTGCAGAAAGCTTGTGCTGCAGCAAATGGGGCTTTTGTGGTACTGGAAATGATTTCTGCGGGCAAGGATGTCAAGGAGGTCCTTGTTTTAGTGCTTCACTATCAAGCAACGGAGGTTCAGTTGCTGATGTTGTTTCTAATGCATTCTTCAATGGAATAGCAGATCAAGCTGCTTCTACCTGTGAAGGAAAAGGGTTTTACACAAGGGCTAACTTCCTTGAAGCTCTTCAATCTTATCCCAATTTTGGTACTATGGGTTCTACCGATGATTCTAAGCGTGAGATTGCTGCTTTTTTTGCTCACGTCACCCATGAAACCGGAC ACATGTGCTTCATAAATGAGATAAATGGTCCTTCAGGCGACTATTGTGATGAGGACAACACAGAGTACCCTTGTGTCTCAGGCAAGAACTACTACGGTCGAGGACCCATCCAACTATCATGGAACTTCAACTATGGACCTGCCGGAAAATCCATAGGATTCGATGGCCTAAATGACCCCGACATTGTGGCTAGAGATGCTGTTATTTCCTTCAAGACTGCCCTGTGGTATTGGATGAACAATTGCCATTCTCTCATTACTTCTGGCCAAGGTTTTGGCCCAACCATTCGAGCCATTAATGGCCAGATTGAGTGTGACGGCGGCAACCCGCAGACTGTTGCCAGAAGGGTTGAGTATTATACTGAGTATTGTCAACAACTAGGCGTGGAGACTGGGGATAATCTCACTTGTTAG